From one Culex quinquefasciatus strain JHB chromosome 3, VPISU_Cqui_1.0_pri_paternal, whole genome shotgun sequence genomic stretch:
- the LOC6038940 gene encoding lipid droplet-associated hydrolase, protein MQESYPVVGKVPTHILTWGKWIEESLNDQKEIVICITGNPGLPGFYTQFLSTIHECLNKELPVWVIGHAGHDEEQDGPYKKRLPPLEGNESLYSLAGQLQHKVDFIRKYVPSDVKIHLIGHSIGAYLALELLKIPDISDRVQHCYMLFPTIERMVNTKNGFILTRIVKPFYFLVQWFYHCFALLPTVVKVWIIYAYFVVSRTPKHFLGTGLKYTNPAVVHKVWTMALDEMEKVRELDVENIKANKHRLKFYYGTTDGWVPVKFYRDLMEAVPDVDAELCTRKYEHAFVLASASQMGFMVGEWILKYRV, encoded by the exons atGCAAGAATCTTACCCGGTCGTGGGAAAGGTCCCTACCCACATTCTAACGTGGGGCAAATGGATCGAGGAATCGCTCAATGACCAAAAAGAAATCGTCATTTGCATCACCGGTAATCCGGGTTTGCCGGGGTTCTATACCCAGTTTCTCTCTACAATACACGAATGCCTCAACAAGGAGCTTCCTGTGTGGGTTATCG GTCACGCTGGTCACGACGAGGAACAGGATGGACCGTACAAGAAGCGGCTTCCCCCGCTGGAGGGAAATGAATCGCTGTACAGCTTGGCAGGTCAGCTGCAGCATAAGGTTGACTTTATCCGGAAGTACGTTCCGTCCGATGTGAAGATACATCTGATTGGCCATTCGATTGGGGCTTACCTCGCTTTGGAGCTGCTCAAGATTCCGGACATAAGCGATCGCGTCCAGCATTGTTACATGCTGTTTCCGACAATCGAGCGAATGGTCAACACCAAGAACGGGTTCATTCTGACCAGGATCGTTAAACCGTTCTACTTTTTGGTTCAGTGGTTCTACCACTGTTTTGCCCTGCTGCCGACCGTAGTCAAGGTTTGGATCATCTACGcttattttgttgtttcaagGACGCCGAAACATTTCCTGGGAACTGGCCTCAAGTACACCAACCCGGCCGTTGTCCACAAGGTATGGACGATGGCGTTGGACGAAATGGAAAAGGTGCGCGAGCTGGACGTGGAAAATATCAAAGCGAACAAGCATCGGCTTAAGTTTTACTACGGAACTACGGATGGCTGGGTGCCGGTCAAGTTTTACCGAGATCTCATGGAAGCGGTGCCGGACGTGGACGCCGAGCTTTGC